A genomic window from Streptomyces sp. 846.5 includes:
- the aroA gene encoding 3-phosphoshikimate 1-carboxyvinyltransferase produces MTGTLEPLWPAPTATDPVDAVVTVPGSKSATNRALILAALADQPGYVRRPLRSRDSLLMADGLRALGVGIEDTLNSTSGVSGGGDAWRVFPNSPAFPGQYSLAGPLVGPVRVDVGNAGTVMRFLPPVAALADGEVHFDGDPRSYERPLDGVISALRTLGARIEDEGRGALPLTVHGTGGLVGGTVTVDASSSSQFVSALLLSGPRFQQGVEVRHSGDPVPSLPHIRMTVEMLRAAGAQVDAPEDGGEPDVWRVTPGALLGRDIVVEPDLSNAAPFLAAALVTGGTVTIRDWPERTSQPGDQLRGLFTRMGGSCELTPDGLRFTGTGNIHGLDADLHDVGELAPVVAAVAALADSPSRLSGIAHLRMHETDRLKALADEFNALGGDVTETEDGLVINPRPLHGGVFHTYEDHRLATAAAVIGLAVPGIQVENVATTAKTLPDFPGLWSAMLDSAPMSAKG; encoded by the coding sequence ATGACCGGCACTCTGGAACCCCTGTGGCCCGCACCGACCGCGACCGACCCTGTCGACGCGGTCGTCACCGTTCCCGGATCCAAGTCGGCGACCAATCGCGCCCTGATCCTGGCGGCCCTCGCCGACCAGCCCGGCTATGTCCGCCGCCCGCTGCGCAGCCGGGACAGCCTGCTGATGGCGGACGGCCTGCGCGCCCTGGGCGTGGGCATCGAAGACACCCTCAACAGCACCAGCGGCGTGTCCGGCGGGGGTGACGCCTGGCGCGTCTTCCCCAACTCGCCTGCCTTCCCGGGCCAGTACAGCCTGGCCGGCCCGCTCGTCGGCCCGGTGCGGGTGGACGTGGGCAACGCCGGCACGGTCATGCGCTTCCTGCCGCCGGTCGCGGCCCTCGCCGACGGCGAGGTGCACTTCGACGGCGACCCCCGTTCGTACGAACGCCCGCTCGACGGTGTGATCAGCGCGCTGCGCACGCTGGGGGCGCGGATCGAGGACGAGGGCCGGGGCGCACTCCCGCTCACCGTCCACGGCACCGGCGGCCTGGTCGGCGGGACCGTCACCGTGGACGCCTCGTCCTCCTCCCAGTTCGTCAGCGCGCTGCTGCTGTCCGGGCCGCGCTTCCAGCAGGGCGTCGAGGTCAGGCACTCCGGCGACCCGGTTCCCTCGCTGCCGCACATCCGGATGACCGTGGAGATGCTGCGCGCCGCCGGCGCCCAGGTGGACGCCCCCGAGGACGGCGGCGAGCCGGACGTCTGGCGGGTCACCCCGGGCGCGCTGCTCGGCCGGGACATCGTGGTCGAGCCCGACCTCTCCAACGCCGCGCCCTTCCTGGCCGCCGCCCTGGTCACCGGGGGCACCGTCACCATCCGCGACTGGCCGGAGCGCACCAGCCAGCCCGGGGACCAGCTCCGCGGGCTGTTCACCCGGATGGGCGGCAGCTGCGAGTTGACCCCGGACGGCCTGCGGTTCACCGGCACCGGCAACATCCACGGCTTGGACGCCGACCTGCACGACGTCGGTGAGCTCGCCCCGGTGGTCGCCGCGGTCGCCGCGCTCGCCGACTCCCCGTCCCGGCTCAGCGGCATCGCCCATCTGCGCATGCACGAGACCGACCGGCTCAAGGCCCTCGCCGACGAGTTCAACGCCCTGGGCGGCGATGTCACCGAGACCGAGGACGGCCTGGTCATCAACCCCCGCCCGCTGCACGGCGGCGTGTTCCACACCTACGAGGACCACCGCCTGGCCACCGCCGCCGCGGTGATCGGGCTCGCCGTTCCCGGGATCCAGGTGGAGAACGTCGCCACCACCGCCAAGACCCTGCCGGACTTCCCGGGGCTGTGGAGCGCCATGCTGGACAGCGCGCCGATGTCGGCGAAGGGCTGA